A genomic region of Ochotona princeps isolate mOchPri1 chromosome 17, mOchPri1.hap1, whole genome shotgun sequence contains the following coding sequences:
- the LOC101532406 gene encoding olfactory receptor 1E2-like, with product MAGSNQSVISEFLLLGLPIQPEYQNLCYVLFLAMYLITVLGNFIIIILIILDSHLHTPMYLFLSNLSFSDLCFSSVTVPKLLQIMNSQDPSIPYAACLTQMYFFVLFGSLENFLLVAMAYDRYVAICFPLHYTSIMSPMLCLCLVVLCWVLSTFPPLLHTLLMARLTFCADNVIHHFFCDISALLKLSCSDTSVNEFWVVFIGYIFLVIPFLLITLSYAGIVSSILKVPSAQGIRKAFSTCGSHLSVVSLFYGTIIGLYLVPSTDNSPANETVTAMMYTVVTPMLNPFIYSLRNRDIKGALGRVVCKKTFFCL from the coding sequence ATGGCAGGAAGTAACCAAAGTGTCATTTCAGAGTTCCTCCTCCTGGGCCTACCCATCCAGCCAGAATACCAAAACCTGTGCTACGTCTTATTTCTGGCAATGTACTTGATCACTGTCCTGGGaaacttcatcatcatcatcctcattATACTGGACTCCCATCTCCACACACCCATGTATTTGTTTCTCAGCAACTTGTCCTTCTCTgacctctgcttctcctctgtcACAGTGCCCAAGTTGCTGCAGATCATGAACAGCCAAGACCCATCCATCCCTTATGCAGCATGCCTCACCCAGATGTACTTCTTCGTGTTATTTGGAAGTCTGGaaaacttcctgcttgtggccatggcgtatgaccgctatgtggccatctgttTCCCCCTGCACTACACCAGCATCATGAGCCCCATGCTCTGCCTCTGTCTGGTGGTGCTGTGCTGGGTGCTGAGCACATTCCCTCCACTGTTACACACTCTGCTCATGGCTAGACTGACTTTCTGTGCAGACAACGTGATCCACCACTTTTTCTGTGATATATCTGCTCTGCTGAAGCTGTCTTGCTCTGACACTAGTGTTAATGAGTTCTGGGTAGTTTTCATAGGATATATCTTTCTTGTTATCCCATTCCTGCTCATCACCTTGTCCTATGCAGGCATTGTGTCCTCCATCCTCAAGGTCCCTTCTGCACAGGGCATCCGTAAggccttctccacctgtggctcacACCTGTCCGTGGTGTCTCTGTTCTATGGCACAATTATAGGTCTCTATCTAGTCCCATCCACCGATAATTCTCCCGCAAATGAGACTGTCACGGCCATGATGTACACTGTGGTGActcccatgctgaaccccttcatctacagcctgaggaaccgAGACATCAAGGGAGCCCTGGGAAGAGTTGTTTGTAAAAAGACATTCTTCTGCCTTTGA